From one Magnolia sinica isolate HGM2019 chromosome 18, MsV1, whole genome shotgun sequence genomic stretch:
- the LOC131233292 gene encoding benzyl alcohol O-benzoyltransferase-like, protein MASPQPLLFSVKRHKPILVAPSKPTPHEFKYLSDIDAQQGLRFQTPVIQFYRYNPSMRGRDPAQVIRQALANALVFYYPLAGRLREEVPGRKLVVECTGEGVLFIEADAEVMLEQFGEALHPPFPCMEELLTEVPGSKRVLHCPLLLVQVTRLLCGGFVFALRINHTISDAAGLTQFFNAVCEMALGASVPSLLPVWQRHLLSARNPPRVTCVHHEYDQVANTSIGAFVPHDDVVHRSFFFGPNEISALRKQVPPHLHTCSTVDLLTACLWRCRTKAIGLDPDFEVRVLYIVDARNKCRPPLPPGYYGNVIALPAAISQAGKLCKNPLGYAVELVKKAKSSVTDEYMRSLADLMVRKGRPLFTVTHSFLVSDLKPILVGEVDFGWGKAVYRGPARGVCPNPMAGSFYVHLKNTRGEVGILVPICLPRPAMDIFSAEIESIINGPKQQLNNNSPKLIASPL, encoded by the exons ATGGCCTCACCACAACCTCTACTATTCTCAGTGAAAAGGCACAAACCCATTCTGGTGGCTCCTTCCAAGCCCACACCCCATGAGTTCAAATACCTCTCCGACATTGATGCCCAGCAAGGTCTCCGTTTTCAAACTCCAGTCATTCAGTTCTACCGCTACAACCCATCCATGAGAGGGCGAGACCCGGCTCAGGTCATCAGACAGGCACTGGCCAATGCGCTCGTCTTCTACTACCCGTTAGCAGGCAGGCTTAGGGAAGAAGTGCCTGGACGGAAGCTTGTGGTAGAGTGCACGGGGGAAGGCGTCTTGTTCATCGAGGCCGATGCTGAGGTCATGCTCGAGCAGTTTGGTGAGGCACTGCACCCACCGTTCCCATGCATGGAGGAGCTCCTCACTGAGGTACCTGGCTCCAAACGTGTTCTACACTGTCCCTTGCTTCTCGTTCAG GTGACACGTCTCTTGTGTGGGGGCTTCGTTTTCGCCCTTCGAATTAACCACACCATAAGTGATGCAGCTGGGCTCACCCAGTTCTTCAATGCAGTGTGTGAGATGGCACTAGGTGCATCTGTCCCATCCTTGCTGCCGGTGTGGCAGCGCCACCTACTCAGCGCCCGCAACCCGCCCCGTGTGACTTGTGTGCACCATGAGTACGACCAGGTGGCTAACACCAGCATTGGTGCATTCGTCCCACatgatgatgtggtccaccgATCCTTCTTCTTTGGTCCCAATGAGATATCTGCCCTACGAAAACAAGTGCCACCACACCTCCACACATGCTCCACAGTGGATCTGCTGACAGCATGCCTGTGGCGATGCCGGACCAAGGCTATCGGTTTGGATCCCGATTTTGAAGTGAGGGTCTTATACATTGTCGATGCACGTAACAAGTGCCGCCCTCCGTTGCCGCCTGGCTATTATGGGAATGTGATTGCACTCCCGGCAGCAATATCACAGGCAGGGAAGCTGTGCAAGAATCCTTTAGGGTATGCTGTGGAGCTAGTAAAGAAAGCAAAGTCGAGTGTGACGGATGAGTACATGCGTTCACTGGCAGACCTGATGGTACGCAAGGGCCGACCCCTATTCACTGTAACACATTCTTTCCTGGTGTCGGACTTGAAGCCTATCCTTGTTGGGGAGGTGGATTTCGGGTGGGGAAAGGCAGTGTATAGGGGGCCAGCAAGGGGTGTTTGTCCCAATCCAATGGCGGGTAGCTTTTACGTGCACTTGAAGAACACAAGAGGAGAGGTTGGGATATTGGTGCCAATTTGCCTGCCAAGACCTGCTATGGACATTTTCTCGGCTGAGATTGAGAGTATCATCAATGGCCCAAAACAGCAACTCAACAACAACTCCCCCAAGTTAATCGCATCTCCGCTCTAG